A window of the Nitrospinota bacterium genome harbors these coding sequences:
- a CDS encoding DUF935 family protein produces the protein MTNVVELKESASGGAKPEAEEIATAGRDITRGFVGRILSNPDEVLSREAAGRGYDLYDEMEDKDPQIASLLQTRRLGVMSKEREIVPASQSQRDIEIADFVRLALAEVPRFDEDLNSLLDAVPKGFSVSEILWEAQGGRVAISDIRSRKQDRFVFGPGGELRLLTTESSYEGIALPPRKFIVHRHGGRYENPYGEAVLKSVYWHWWFKKNVIKFWVIFAEKFGMPTAIGKYPEGTKSDKQDELLSACEAIQTDSAVVIPQGMVIELLEATRSGSVDTYQEFCEYLDSQVAKAILGQTLTSGEGRHGTQALGMVHAHVRQDILEADAASLEATVNEQLIPWLVDFNFTGISEYPRLKIHAEEIGDLQALSERDERLIRIGLPVSSRYFYERYRIPPPAEGEALVTPPPSPQGGSEREPAPHEGTGASLAERPPKRQRAIYDYREGEP, from the coding sequence ATGACGAATGTTGTTGAGCTCAAGGAATCGGCCTCAGGCGGGGCGAAGCCCGAGGCCGAAGAGATCGCGACGGCCGGCCGGGACATCACGCGCGGCTTTGTAGGCAGAATCCTCTCCAACCCCGACGAGGTGCTCTCGCGCGAGGCTGCCGGCAGGGGCTACGACCTCTACGACGAGATGGAGGACAAGGACCCACAGATCGCCTCGCTGCTGCAGACCCGCAGGCTCGGGGTCATGAGCAAGGAGCGCGAGATCGTCCCCGCCTCGCAGTCTCAAAGAGATATTGAGATAGCGGACTTCGTCCGGCTCGCCCTCGCCGAGGTGCCCCGATTCGACGAGGATCTGAATAGCCTCCTCGACGCCGTCCCCAAGGGCTTTTCGGTTAGCGAAATTCTTTGGGAGGCGCAGGGAGGCAGGGTAGCCATCAGCGACATAAGGAGCAGAAAGCAGGACCGGTTCGTCTTCGGCCCGGGAGGCGAGCTTCGGCTTCTGACCACCGAGAGCTCCTATGAGGGGATCGCGCTGCCGCCTCGAAAATTCATCGTCCACCGCCACGGGGGTCGATACGAGAACCCCTACGGCGAGGCGGTTTTAAAAAGCGTCTACTGGCACTGGTGGTTTAAGAAGAACGTCATCAAGTTCTGGGTCATCTTCGCCGAGAAGTTCGGCATGCCGACAGCCATCGGCAAGTACCCCGAAGGGACCAAGAGCGACAAGCAGGACGAGCTATTGAGCGCCTGCGAGGCGATCCAGACCGATAGCGCCGTCGTCATCCCGCAGGGGATGGTCATCGAGCTCCTGGAGGCGACCCGGAGCGGAAGCGTCGACACCTACCAGGAGTTTTGCGAGTACCTCGATTCTCAAGTTGCGAAGGCCATTCTGGGCCAGACGCTCACCAGCGGCGAGGGGCGCCACGGCACCCAGGCCTTGGGGATGGTCCACGCCCATGTGCGCCAGGACATCCTCGAGGCCGACGCCGCCTCGCTCGAGGCCACCGTCAACGAGCAGCTCATCCCCTGGCTCGTCGATTTCAATTTTACGGGAATTTCCGAATACCCCCGTCTCAAGATTCACGCAGAGGAGATCGGGGACCTCCAGGCCCTGAGCGAGCGCGACGAGCGCCTTATTAGAATCGGCCTGCCGGTCTCTTCGCGCTACTTCTACGAGCGCTACAGGATACCGCCGCCGGCCGAGGGCGAGGCCCTGGTGACGCCGCCCCCATCCCCCCAAGGGGGCTCGGAGCGGGAGCCCGCCCCGCATGAGGGGACCGGCGCCTCGCTGGCCGAGAGGCCGCCCAAGCGCCAAAGAGCGATCTACGATTACAGGGAGGGCGAGCCATGA
- a CDS encoding transposase: MESTARPRRKSPRLEGFDYSESRCYFVTTCTFRRRRAFTDARLNQTLLAHLHEQAKIHGVVLHAWCLMTDHLHLLVEMPGDGLSLSEWVGRFKGHTSRRVRAMGFRGWLWQGRFHEHILRREESIERLAEYIVHNPVRKGLVETWVEYPWAGMGIEDIKV; the protein is encoded by the coding sequence ATGGAATCCACTGCTCGGCCCAGAAGAAAATCCCCCCGCCTAGAGGGGTTCGATTATTCCGAATCCCGGTGCTATTTCGTCACCACCTGCACATTTCGGCGGCGTCGGGCGTTCACCGATGCTCGTTTGAATCAGACACTTCTTGCACATCTCCATGAACAGGCCAAGATTCACGGCGTCGTGCTCCACGCCTGGTGTCTGATGACAGATCATCTCCACCTCCTTGTCGAAATGCCGGGTGATGGGCTTTCGCTGTCGGAATGGGTCGGGCGCTTTAAGGGCCACACCAGCCGAAGGGTCCGCGCGATGGGTTTCCGGGGATGGCTTTGGCAGGGGCGGTTCCACGAGCACATTCTCCGTCGGGAGGAAAGCATCGAGCGGTTGGCGGAGTACATCGTCCACAATCCCGTTCGTAAGGGCTTGGTCGAGACGTGGGTTGAATATCCGTGGGCAGGGATGGGCATCGAAGACATCAAAGTGTAG